From Methylocystis sp. ATCC 49242, one genomic window encodes:
- the dnaA gene encoding chromosomal replication initiator protein DnaA, protein MSDHREVSVGGGISVEDQSRWERVRQRLRAELGDAVYNSWFTRLELERVDDKSMHLTVPTKFLKSWVQSHYAPRIKARVANEFAAVERVVIDVRSSARKAKVREGAAEHENNAPASLFADKASPAPSQESIDGAASFRRAARSAPRTDNETFIGSPLDRRLSFSTFLVGPSNQLAYAAACRVAEARPGDAPIFNPLYAHAAVGLGKTHLLQALAHASNDNRRRAIYLTAERFMSGFVSSLNAQTSIAFKERLRAIDMLIIDDVQFLQGKSIQQEFCHTLNALIDAGRQVVVAADRPPSELETLDERVLSRFKGGLCVDIGPLDESLRMKMLNARIAAAQESQPGFHVPPEVVAYVARTIVTNGRDLEGAVNRLLAHVTLNGAPLTIETAETAIRDLVRSQDPRRVKIDDIQKLVASHYNISRADILSSRRTANVVRPRQIAMYLSKVMTLRSLPEIGRRFGGRDHTTVLHAVRKIEELVSKDKSLAEVIELLKRILSEQV, encoded by the coding sequence ATGTCGGATCATCGCGAAGTTTCGGTTGGCGGCGGAATTTCGGTCGAAGACCAGTCCCGTTGGGAGCGCGTGAGACAAAGGCTGCGCGCAGAACTCGGCGACGCGGTATACAACTCCTGGTTCACGCGGCTCGAACTGGAGCGCGTCGACGACAAGTCGATGCATCTCACCGTGCCGACGAAATTTCTCAAGAGCTGGGTGCAGTCGCATTACGCGCCGCGCATCAAGGCGCGCGTGGCGAATGAATTCGCGGCGGTGGAGCGCGTCGTCATCGACGTGCGCTCGTCAGCGCGCAAAGCGAAAGTGCGCGAAGGCGCCGCGGAGCACGAAAACAACGCGCCTGCGTCGCTTTTCGCAGACAAGGCGTCGCCGGCGCCATCACAGGAATCTATCGACGGGGCCGCGTCCTTTCGACGCGCTGCGCGTTCTGCGCCGCGAACGGACAATGAAACCTTCATCGGTTCGCCGCTCGATCGTCGTCTGTCATTCTCGACATTCCTCGTCGGTCCGTCGAACCAGCTTGCTTACGCCGCCGCATGTCGCGTGGCGGAGGCGCGTCCCGGCGATGCGCCGATCTTCAATCCTCTCTATGCCCATGCGGCGGTCGGCCTCGGCAAGACGCATCTTCTGCAGGCCCTCGCGCATGCGTCGAACGACAATCGTCGTCGCGCGATCTATCTCACCGCCGAGCGCTTCATGAGCGGCTTCGTGTCTTCGCTCAACGCGCAGACGTCGATTGCATTCAAGGAGCGTCTGCGCGCGATCGACATGCTGATCATCGACGATGTGCAATTCTTGCAGGGCAAGTCGATTCAGCAGGAGTTTTGCCACACGCTCAACGCGCTGATCGACGCGGGCCGCCAGGTTGTCGTCGCCGCTGATCGTCCGCCGTCCGAACTCGAGACGCTCGACGAGCGCGTGCTGTCGCGATTCAAAGGCGGGCTCTGCGTGGACATTGGTCCGCTCGACGAGTCGCTGCGGATGAAAATGCTGAACGCGCGCATCGCCGCCGCGCAGGAGTCGCAGCCAGGATTTCACGTGCCGCCGGAGGTTGTCGCCTATGTCGCGCGCACGATCGTCACAAACGGCCGCGACCTCGAGGGCGCCGTCAATCGACTGCTTGCGCATGTGACCCTGAACGGCGCGCCGCTGACGATCGAAACAGCCGAGACGGCGATCCGCGATCTCGTGCGTTCGCAGGATCCCAGGCGGGTCAAGATCGACGACATCCAGAAGCTCGTCGCGAGTCATTACAATATCTCGCGCGCGGATATTTTGTCGTCGCGCCGGACAGCCAATGTCGTGCGTCCGCGTCAGATCGCAATGTATCTGTCGAAGGTGATGACCTTGCGTTCGCTGCCCGAGATCGGCCGTCGCTTCGGCGGACGCGATCACACGACCGTGCTGCATGCGGTGAGAAAGATCGAGGAGCTTGTGTCCAAGGACAAGAGCCTTGCCGAAGTCATCGAGCTGCTCAAGCGGATCCTCAGCGAGCAGGTGTAA
- a CDS encoding polyamine ABC transporter substrate-binding protein codes for MKKLLAVLVFSIAGVAIPASGAERVVNIFNWSDYIDPGVLEDFTRETGVKVIYDTYDSNEMLEARLLAGDTGYDIVVPSATFLQRQIKAGVLQPIDRRRLANAANIWPEIDGKLSRYDPGSAHAINYMWYTTGIAYNVAKIQQRIGKPITSWEQVLRPEALKKFADCGVYVLDSPEDMFSIALNMLKLDPNSKNPDDLRRAADFLAPLRRYVKKFHSSEYINALANGDICLAIGWAGDSLQARNRAREAGADVDIAYVVPAEGTLMSLDNLAIPKDAPHLNEAYLFIDYLLRPDVAARNTNATNFANGVGPSRALIDKSIADDPSIYTNEATMRRLFTVTAADQPAQKLMTRLWTMVKTGK; via the coding sequence ATGAAGAAACTGCTCGCCGTCCTGGTGTTCTCAATCGCTGGCGTCGCTATCCCCGCCTCCGGCGCGGAGCGCGTCGTCAATATTTTCAACTGGAGCGACTACATCGACCCGGGCGTGCTAGAGGATTTCACCCGGGAAACCGGCGTCAAGGTCATCTATGACACTTATGACTCCAACGAGATGCTCGAGGCTCGGCTCCTTGCCGGCGATACGGGCTATGACATCGTCGTGCCCTCGGCGACATTCCTGCAGCGCCAGATAAAGGCCGGCGTGTTGCAGCCGATCGATCGCAGGCGTCTGGCCAACGCAGCAAATATCTGGCCGGAGATCGACGGCAAGCTTTCGCGCTACGATCCCGGCAGCGCGCACGCCATCAACTACATGTGGTACACGACCGGCATTGCCTACAATGTCGCGAAAATTCAGCAGCGCATCGGCAAGCCGATCACGAGCTGGGAGCAGGTGCTGCGTCCTGAGGCGCTGAAAAAATTCGCAGACTGCGGCGTCTATGTGCTCGACAGTCCCGAGGACATGTTCTCGATCGCGCTCAACATGCTGAAGCTCGATCCGAACTCCAAAAATCCCGACGATCTGCGCCGAGCCGCGGATTTCCTGGCGCCATTGCGCAGATATGTGAAGAAATTTCACTCATCCGAATATATCAATGCGCTGGCGAATGGGGACATCTGTCTCGCCATCGGCTGGGCGGGCGACAGCCTGCAGGCGCGCAACCGCGCGCGCGAAGCCGGCGCTGACGTGGACATCGCCTATGTCGTGCCCGCCGAAGGCACGCTGATGTCGCTCGACAATCTCGCGATCCCGAAAGACGCGCCGCATCTCAACGAAGCCTATCTATTCATCGACTATCTGCTGCGTCCCGATGTCGCCGCGCGCAACACCAATGCGACGAATTTCGCCAATGGCGTCGGGCCATCGCGCGCGCTGATCGACAAATCGATCGCCGACGATCCGTCGATCTATACCAATGAAGCGACGATGCGCCGTCTGTTCACCGTCACCGCCGCCGATCAGCCTGCACAGAAGCTGATGACGCGGCTATGGACAATGGTGAAGACGGGCAAGTAG
- a CDS encoding MmcB family DNA repair protein, producing the protein MLAVHRFADGEKGMESSELLNSRPEMTRCVTRGARRYLRACGFAVIAELPLPNGHRADLVALSPDGGLRIVEVKSSYADFRADSKWTRYRDYCDRFYFAIPMELDAGIFPADAGLIVADAHGGMLEREAPVLRLAPASRRAMLVRFGAHAAERYCALAFRDEHS; encoded by the coding sequence ATGCTGGCCGTTCACCGCTTCGCAGATGGAGAGAAAGGGATGGAGTCTTCCGAGCTCCTCAATTCACGCCCCGAGATGACGCGCTGCGTCACGCGCGGCGCGCGGCGCTATCTTCGCGCATGCGGCTTTGCGGTGATCGCCGAATTGCCCCTGCCGAACGGGCATCGCGCCGATCTCGTCGCCCTTTCCCCGGATGGCGGGTTGCGAATTGTCGAGGTCAAGTCGAGCTACGCCGACTTTCGCGCCGACTCGAAATGGACCCGCTACCGCGATTATTGCGACCGATTCTATTTCGCGATTCCGATGGAGCTGGACGCAGGGATTTTCCCGGCCGATGCCGGCCTCATCGTCGCCGACGCGCATGGCGGAATGCTTGAGCGCGAGGCGCCGGTCCTGCGGCTCGCGCCCGCGAGCCGTCGCGCCATGCTGGTTCGTTTCGGCGCGCACGCAGCCGAGCGCTATTGCGCGCTCGCCTTTCGGGATGAACACTCCTGA
- a CDS encoding ActR/PrrA/RegA family redox response regulator transcription factor, producing MSDLDHDTTDNSVASEELATPALPDDRSLLILDDDKPFLTRLTRAMESRGFVVTPCETVAEGLAALESSPPAFAIIDMRLADGNGLDVISKLKASRPEARGIILTGYGNIATAVTAVKLGAFDYLAKPADADEIYHALMATQIDKPDAQENPMSADRVRWEHIQRVFESCDRNVSETARRLNMHRRTLQRILAKRAPR from the coding sequence ATGAGCGACCTCGACCACGACACGACGGATAATTCCGTCGCCTCGGAAGAGCTGGCGACGCCGGCGTTGCCGGACGACCGCTCGCTGCTGATCCTCGACGACGACAAGCCGTTCCTGACGCGCCTGACACGCGCAATGGAGTCGCGCGGTTTTGTCGTGACGCCATGCGAGACGGTCGCCGAAGGGCTTGCGGCGCTCGAATCCTCGCCGCCCGCCTTCGCCATCATCGACATGCGTCTCGCCGACGGCAACGGCCTCGACGTGATTTCCAAACTGAAGGCGTCGCGTCCGGAGGCGCGCGGCATCATTCTGACAGGCTACGGCAACATCGCCACGGCCGTGACGGCCGTGAAGCTCGGCGCTTTCGACTATCTCGCGAAACCCGCCGACGCCGACGAAATCTATCATGCGCTGATGGCGACGCAGATCGACAAGCCGGACGCGCAGGAAAATCCGATGTCGGCGGATCGCGTGCGCTGGGAACACATCCAGCGCGTATTCGAGTCCTGCGACCGCAACGTCTCGGAGACGGCGCGTCGGCTAAACATGCATCGCCGCACGCTCCAGCGCATTCTGGCCAAGCGCGCGCCACGCTGA
- a CDS encoding ActS/PrrB/RegB family redox-sensitive histidine kinase, translating into MAPARDAYDDDARRLRLDTLIFLRWIAITGQTIALVTVYYFLGFDFPVGLCFVFIVASATLNFGLRYGTSRSFRLGDLEAAVLLGYDIIQLGFLLYLTGGLTNGFAMLFLAPVTISAVSLPRNLTLLLGISMLAVATFLTVEYMPLPWYENEKLSFPILYRASIWAALALSAAFIAIYAQRVSDESRLLATALAATELVLEREQHLSQLDGLAAAAAHELGTPLATITLIVKELQKSATGAAPELRDDLALLAQETARCREILSKLASLGAEDQGSMMNVQSIDTLIEEVIEPQREFGVKVEVSKRGSSSPPAIARNPGIIYGLGNLVENAIDFADSRVRVDAAWTKDLVVITIEDDGPGFSPAILDRLGDPYLRGRPTERRTKNEAESGLGLGLFIAKTLLERSGATVETTNVSPPRTGAVVRVVWPRSALEMIPAKAKQGSGQSDESAMIDTAKPVK; encoded by the coding sequence ATGGCCCCCGCCCGTGACGCCTATGACGACGATGCGCGCCGCTTGCGCCTCGATACGCTGATCTTCCTTCGCTGGATCGCGATCACCGGCCAGACCATTGCGCTCGTCACCGTCTATTACTTCCTGGGCTTCGATTTTCCGGTCGGTCTCTGCTTCGTCTTCATCGTCGCCTCGGCGACACTGAACTTCGGCCTGCGCTACGGCACGTCGCGCAGCTTTCGCCTGGGCGATCTCGAAGCGGCGGTGCTGCTGGGCTACGACATCATCCAGCTCGGCTTTCTGCTTTATCTGACCGGCGGCCTCACCAACGGCTTCGCGATGCTGTTTCTTGCGCCGGTGACGATTTCGGCCGTGTCTCTGCCGCGCAATCTGACGCTTCTCCTCGGCATCTCGATGCTCGCCGTCGCGACCTTTCTGACCGTCGAATACATGCCGCTGCCCTGGTACGAGAACGAGAAGCTGTCCTTCCCGATCCTTTATCGCGCCAGCATCTGGGCGGCGCTCGCGCTCAGCGCGGCGTTCATCGCCATCTATGCGCAGCGCGTCTCGGACGAATCGCGCCTGCTCGCCACCGCCCTCGCCGCCACCGAACTCGTGCTCGAGCGCGAGCAGCATCTCTCGCAGCTCGACGGGCTGGCGGCGGCAGCGGCGCATGAGCTCGGCACGCCGCTCGCCACCATCACGCTGATCGTCAAGGAGCTGCAAAAGAGCGCGACCGGCGCCGCGCCGGAACTGCGCGACGATCTCGCGCTGCTGGCCCAGGAAACCGCGCGTTGCCGCGAAATCCTCTCCAAACTGGCCTCTCTGGGCGCCGAGGACCAGGGCAGCATGATGAACGTGCAGTCGATCGATACGCTCATCGAGGAAGTGATCGAGCCGCAGCGCGAATTTGGCGTCAAGGTGGAGGTGTCGAAACGAGGCTCCTCGAGCCCTCCGGCCATCGCGCGAAATCCCGGAATTATCTACGGGCTCGGAAATCTCGTCGAAAACGCCATCGACTTCGCGGACTCGCGCGTGCGGGTGGACGCCGCCTGGACGAAGGATCTGGTCGTCATAACGATCGAGGACGACGGACCCGGTTTCTCGCCAGCGATCCTCGACCGGCTGGGCGACCCCTATCTGCGCGGACGGCCGACCGAACGGCGGACGAAGAATGAGGCGGAGTCTGGCCTTGGTCTTGGCCTCTTCATCGCCAAGACGCTGCTGGAGCGCTCCGGCGCGACGGTGGAGACCACTAATGTTTCACCGCCGCGAACGGGCGCCGTCGTCAGGGTCGTGTGGCCCCGGTCCGCGCTCGAAATGATTCCGGCCAAGGCAAAGCAAGGATCCGGCCAATCCGACGAATCCGCTATGATCGACACAGCGAAGCCGGTAAAGTAG
- a CDS encoding squalene/phytoene synthase family protein, whose protein sequence is MAAAQEHYAQCEALLRERDRDLWLACLFAPQPARQHIHAIYAFAIEARDVRAKVTQPLLGEMRLRWWTDALTAQAAAGEGARAHPIADALLDTIAQFALPREEFVALADAHVFDLCDDPMPTLEALEDYCRATVAGPMRWAARILGAPASRAFEEAGVALGLTRVLRAPAGAFVPLDVLARHHADVHADSPGLRAALAELRSTARAHYDEARREAATLSAGREALLPAATVPLFLERMARKDYDPMRTAAEPSPLRRQWRLWRAARGVGL, encoded by the coding sequence ATGGCCGCCGCGCAGGAGCATTACGCCCAGTGTGAAGCGCTGCTGCGGGAGCGCGATAGGGACCTCTGGCTCGCCTGCCTTTTCGCGCCGCAGCCCGCGCGCCAGCATATCCACGCCATTTACGCCTTCGCGATCGAGGCGCGAGACGTGCGCGCCAAGGTCACGCAGCCGCTGCTCGGCGAGATGCGGCTGCGTTGGTGGACGGACGCGCTGACGGCCCAAGCGGCGGCCGGCGAAGGCGCGCGCGCCCATCCGATCGCCGACGCGCTGCTCGACACGATTGCGCAATTCGCCCTGCCCCGCGAAGAATTCGTTGCGCTGGCCGACGCGCATGTTTTCGATCTCTGCGACGACCCGATGCCCACGCTCGAGGCGCTCGAAGACTATTGTCGCGCGACGGTCGCCGGGCCGATGCGCTGGGCGGCGCGGATTCTCGGCGCGCCGGCGTCCCGCGCATTCGAGGAGGCAGGCGTCGCGCTCGGCCTTACGCGCGTTCTGCGCGCGCCGGCGGGCGCTTTTGTCCCTCTGGACGTTCTTGCGCGTCATCACGCCGATGTTCACGCCGATTCGCCCGGCCTGCGGGCCGCGCTTGCCGAGCTGCGGTCGACGGCGCGCGCGCATTACGACGAGGCGCGCCGTGAAGCCGCCACCCTCTCCGCCGGCCGCGAGGCCCTGCTGCCGGCCGCGACGGTTCCGCTTTTTCTGGAGCGGATGGCGCGAAAGGATTACGATCCGATGCGCACAGCGGCGGAGCCCTCGCCGTTGCGCCGGCAATGGCGGCTCTGGCGCGCCGCCCGCGGCGTCGGGCTTTGA
- a CDS encoding Mth938-like domain-containing protein produces MTAAQGYVPGRHRIEDYGNGGFRFADMSHRGSILALPTGIRAIAATDWKDIDAATIDFALSDSGGLDIFIVGTGKDLAPLASALRARLRDAGVGCESMATGAAVRTYNMLLDEGRRVGALLIAV; encoded by the coding sequence ATGACAGCCGCTCAGGGCTATGTCCCTGGCCGACACAGGATCGAGGATTACGGCAACGGCGGCTTTCGCTTCGCCGACATGTCGCATCGCGGCTCGATCCTCGCTCTACCCACCGGCATAAGGGCGATTGCGGCGACGGACTGGAAAGACATAGACGCCGCGACGATCGACTTCGCCCTGTCCGATTCGGGGGGGCTCGACATTTTCATCGTCGGCACGGGCAAGGATCTGGCGCCGCTCGCCTCCGCACTTCGGGCCAGATTGCGCGACGCGGGCGTCGGCTGCGAGTCCATGGCGACAGGAGCGGCGGTCCGCACCTACAACATGCTGCTCGACGAAGGCCGCCGGGTCGGCGCGCTGCTGATCGCCGTCTGA
- the secF gene encoding protein translocase subunit SecF: MKLLRLAPENTKFPFMRFRRVSYPFSAVLSLIAVALFVFKGMNFGIDFAGGTVIELRAKSGAAEVGTLRTLGESLKLGDIEVQAFGNPADATLRFGLQGQGEPAKQQEAVERVRAAVGADYDLRRVEVVGPRVSNELVQSGTLGVVLSIIAVLTYLWFRFEWQFAIGAVIATMHDLLLTVGFFSITQLEFNTTSIAAILTIVGYSLNETVVVLDRIRENMRKYKKMATAQMIDMSINAVLPRTIMTATTVMLALLSLVIFGGQVIRSFSLAMIWGIFVATYSSIFICSPMLIYLGLRNEDADRKQKPEAEPEQEQEQEIELQPESFASMYDDVGDAPVPAAPAPRRAAPKSATSKGGSKSGPRRNRPKQG, from the coding sequence ATGAAACTCCTGCGCCTCGCCCCGGAGAACACCAAATTCCCCTTCATGCGCTTCCGGCGCGTGAGCTATCCCTTCTCGGCGGTGCTGTCGTTGATCGCCGTCGCGCTCTTCGTGTTCAAGGGCATGAACTTCGGCATCGACTTCGCCGGCGGCACGGTCATCGAGCTGCGCGCCAAGTCGGGCGCTGCGGAAGTCGGCACGCTGCGCACGCTCGGCGAGAGCCTGAAACTCGGAGACATCGAGGTGCAGGCCTTCGGCAACCCCGCCGACGCCACCCTGCGCTTCGGCCTGCAGGGACAGGGCGAACCCGCCAAACAGCAGGAGGCGGTGGAGCGCGTGCGCGCCGCCGTCGGCGCCGATTACGACCTGCGCCGCGTCGAGGTCGTCGGCCCGCGCGTCTCGAACGAACTCGTGCAGTCCGGCACGCTCGGCGTCGTCCTGTCGATCATCGCGGTGCTAACCTATCTCTGGTTCCGCTTCGAGTGGCAGTTCGCCATCGGCGCGGTCATCGCGACGATGCACGATCTGCTGCTGACGGTCGGCTTCTTCTCGATCACGCAGCTCGAATTCAACACGACCTCGATCGCCGCGATTCTCACCATTGTCGGCTATTCGCTGAACGAGACCGTCGTCGTTCTCGACCGTATTCGCGAGAACATGCGCAAATACAAGAAGATGGCGACGGCGCAGATGATCGACATGTCGATCAACGCCGTTCTGCCGCGCACGATCATGACCGCGACGACGGTAATGCTCGCCCTTCTGTCGCTCGTCATCTTCGGCGGACAGGTGATCCGATCCTTTTCGCTCGCGATGATCTGGGGCATTTTCGTCGCGACCTATTCCTCGATCTTCATCTGCTCGCCGATGCTGATCTATCTCGGCCTGCGCAACGAGGACGCTGACAGGAAGCAGAAGCCGGAAGCCGAGCCGGAGCAGGAGCAGGAGCAGGAGATAGAGCTTCAGCCGGAATCCTTCGCGTCAATGTATGACGACGTCGGCGACGCGCCCGTCCCAGCCGCGCCGGCGCCCAGGCGCGCCGCGCCGAAGTCCGCCACGTCGAAGGGTGGATCGAAGTCCGGGCCGCGGCGCAACCGGCCGAAACAGGGCTGA
- the secD gene encoding protein translocase subunit SecD — protein MLRFSTWKFIAIVAMTLAAVLVVAPSMLSPSNYEALKSRLPSWLEPPKIVLGLDLQGGSHVMLEVDRPDVMSTLVRNLRDDVRRILREEKVAITGGIGATARGVQVRIADAADREKVLPKFRQLRNSFSSRLVGGPSPLDVEESADGLIRITVTDVGVTDKLRRAVDQSIEVIRRRVDALGTREASIQRQGDDRILVQVPGLQDPEQLKTILGQTAKLEFRLVAEPGQNPAETEELEQTDQEGKIAIEKQVMVQGEDLTDAQPGFDQQRSGEPVVNFRFNIRGAQKFGEVTSKNVGRLFAIVLDNKVISAPRILTPITGGSGQISGHFTVEQANNLSILLRAGALPAKLNIVEERTVGPGLGQDSIDAGKRAAYVGAGLVVVYMLITYGVFGVFANLALFVHIAFIFAGLVLLGSTLTLPGIAGIVLTIGMAVDSNVLIYERIREENHAGRSILASLDAGFNRAFATIVDSNVTMFVAAAILYFLGSGPVRGFAVSLALGILTTIVTAVTMTRMMIAVWYHYARPTKLPI, from the coding sequence ATGCTGCGATTCTCGACCTGGAAATTCATTGCCATCGTGGCGATGACGCTCGCCGCCGTCCTCGTGGTGGCGCCGAGCATGCTGTCGCCATCGAATTACGAGGCCTTGAAGTCGCGGCTGCCGTCCTGGCTGGAGCCGCCGAAGATCGTCCTCGGCCTCGATTTGCAGGGCGGGTCGCATGTGATGCTCGAGGTCGACAGGCCGGACGTCATGAGCACGCTGGTCAGGAACCTGCGCGACGACGTCCGGCGCATTCTTCGCGAGGAGAAGGTGGCGATCACCGGCGGCATCGGCGCGACGGCGCGCGGCGTGCAGGTGCGCATCGCGGACGCCGCCGACCGCGAGAAGGTTCTTCCCAAATTCCGGCAGCTGAGGAACAGCTTCAGCTCGCGTCTCGTCGGCGGCCCGTCGCCGCTCGACGTTGAGGAATCGGCGGACGGCCTGATTCGCATCACCGTCACCGACGTCGGCGTGACCGACAAGCTGCGCCGCGCAGTCGATCAGTCGATCGAGGTCATTCGCCGCCGCGTCGACGCGCTCGGCACGCGCGAGGCGTCGATCCAGCGCCAGGGCGACGACCGCATCCTCGTCCAGGTGCCCGGTCTTCAGGACCCCGAGCAGCTGAAGACGATCCTCGGCCAGACCGCGAAACTCGAATTCCGCCTCGTCGCCGAACCGGGGCAGAACCCGGCGGAGACCGAGGAGCTCGAGCAGACCGATCAGGAAGGCAAGATCGCGATCGAGAAGCAGGTCATGGTCCAGGGCGAGGATCTCACCGACGCCCAGCCCGGCTTCGACCAGCAACGCAGCGGCGAGCCGGTCGTGAATTTCCGCTTCAACATCCGCGGCGCGCAGAAGTTCGGCGAGGTCACTTCGAAGAACGTCGGCCGCCTCTTCGCCATCGTTCTCGACAACAAGGTGATTTCGGCGCCGCGCATCCTGACGCCGATCACCGGCGGCTCGGGCCAGATTTCCGGCCATTTCACGGTCGAACAGGCCAATAATCTCTCGATCCTGCTGCGCGCCGGCGCCCTGCCCGCGAAGCTCAACATCGTCGAGGAGCGCACGGTCGGCCCCGGCCTCGGCCAGGACTCGATCGACGCCGGCAAGCGCGCCGCCTATGTGGGCGCCGGCCTCGTGGTGGTCTATATGCTGATCACCTACGGCGTCTTCGGCGTCTTCGCCAATCTCGCGCTTTTCGTGCACATCGCCTTCATCTTCGCCGGCCTCGTGCTGCTCGGCTCGACGCTGACGCTGCCCGGCATCGCCGGCATCGTGCTCACGATCGGCATGGCGGTGGACTCGAACGTGCTGATCTACGAACGCATCCGCGAAGAGAATCACGCCGGGCGCTCGATCCTCGCCTCGCTCGACGCAGGCTTCAACCGGGCCTTCGCGACCATCGTGGACTCGAACGTCACCATGTTCGTCGCCGCGGCGATCCTCTACTTCCTAGGCTCCGGCCCGGTGCGCGGCTTCGCCGTGTCGCTTGCGCTCGGCATCCTCACCACCATCGTCACCGCCGTGACCATGACGCGCATGATGATCGCCGTCTGGTATCACTACGCGCGTCCGACCAAGCTGCCGATTTAA
- the yajC gene encoding preprotein translocase subunit YajC, producing the protein MKLIPDAMAQAEQPAPTAPAAPTPPTSPTANTQTGTAVPGQPDPNQPPSLPDLMAQLIPIFVVMGIVYILVIRPRARREKEQLAALRNVRRGDTIVTTGGVVCKVTRAIDDAEVEVEISPNVRVRLLRTAIAEVRAKGEPVKEAPAPASKPAAEAKPASGKAARSSDTKAKS; encoded by the coding sequence ATGAAATTGATACCGGACGCCATGGCGCAAGCCGAACAGCCCGCCCCGACCGCCCCCGCCGCGCCGACGCCGCCGACGTCTCCGACCGCGAACACCCAAACTGGAACAGCGGTCCCGGGCCAGCCCGACCCGAACCAGCCGCCCTCGCTGCCTGACCTCATGGCTCAGCTCATCCCGATCTTCGTCGTGATGGGCATCGTCTACATCCTCGTCATCCGCCCCCGCGCGCGCCGCGAGAAAGAGCAGCTGGCCGCGCTGCGCAACGTCCGCCGCGGCGACACGATCGTCACGACCGGCGGCGTCGTCTGCAAGGTGACTCGCGCGATCGACGACGCCGAAGTCGAGGTCGAGATCTCCCCCAACGTTCGCGTCCGCCTCCTCCGCACGGCGATCGCCGAAGTGCGCGCCAAGGGCGAGCCCGTGAAGGAGGCTCCGGCGCCGGCGTCCAAGCCCGCCGCGGAGGCCAAGCCCGCGTCCGGCAAGGCCGCGAGGTCGTCGGACACGAAAGCCAAATCCTGA